A portion of the Mesobacillus sp. AQ2 genome contains these proteins:
- a CDS encoding SDR family oxidoreductase gives MQSLKGKNIIITGASGGIGAEIARLCAARGANLVLLARSIDKLEILKKELQSKYAINIHARQLDVSDPEAVKKVFFEVLSDIRYVDILVNNAGFGVFDFAHEVKMDEIKSMFDVNVVGLIACTSMVLPGMKQRQSGHIINIASQAGKIATPKSSVYSATKHAVLGYTNSLRMEVADDRIFVTSVNPGPIETNFFNIADKQGTYVKSVKRFMLKPEYVAKQVVDRMMTKTREINLPRWMNAGSKFYALFPRTFELFGKNIFNKK, from the coding sequence ATGCAATCTTTAAAAGGGAAAAATATTATTATCACCGGTGCCTCGGGCGGAATCGGGGCTGAGATTGCCAGGCTTTGCGCTGCGCGTGGAGCGAATCTTGTCCTTTTGGCCCGGAGTATCGATAAACTGGAAATATTAAAAAAAGAATTGCAATCGAAGTACGCCATTAATATCCATGCACGGCAGCTGGATGTTTCAGACCCAGAAGCAGTCAAGAAAGTTTTTTTTGAGGTGCTTTCTGACATCCGCTATGTCGACATATTGGTCAATAATGCCGGGTTCGGCGTTTTTGATTTTGCCCACGAAGTGAAAATGGATGAAATAAAATCGATGTTCGATGTCAATGTGGTCGGCTTGATTGCTTGCACTTCCATGGTTCTTCCAGGCATGAAGCAGCGGCAGAGCGGCCATATCATCAACATCGCTTCCCAGGCAGGCAAAATAGCTACGCCAAAATCAAGTGTCTACTCGGCAACAAAGCATGCGGTGCTCGGCTACACGAACAGTCTTCGCATGGAGGTTGCTGATGACCGAATCTTTGTCACTTCTGTCAATCCGGGACCGATTGAGACCAACTTCTTTAATATTGCGGATAAGCAGGGGACGTATGTGAAAAGTGTCAAAAGGTTCATGCTCAAGCCGGAATATGTGGCGAAGCAGGTAGTCGACCGGATGATGACAAAGACAAGGGAAATCAATCTGCCGCGATGGATGAACGCAGGCAGCAAATTCTATGCCCTGTTTCCCCGGACTTTTGAATTATTTGGCAAAAATATCTTCAATAAAAAATAA
- a CDS encoding MBL fold metallo-hydrolase: MAEWKDGIAKLTLPTPFPVGDVNAYLVKGDRLTLVDAGTKTEESWESFKSQLADLKLKPEDIEQVILTHDHPDHVGMLDYLSQDLEVYGHHLNERWINRTSEFEKKHQEFYENFFLQSAIPDHFFVPSMKIMKKTLVFSCNRSLTGTISENDIPPALPGWRVIETPGHAQSHIVLLREKDGTMIAGDTILAGISPNPLLEPPLPGETERPKPLVQYNATLKKLQQYPIGLVYTGHGTEITDLHNLIEKRLARQHDRAMQVRGMLGGRELTVFEICKLLFPTVYERELNLTISETVGQLDYLQSLDAISAREEGTSFVYTAK; the protein is encoded by the coding sequence ATGGCTGAATGGAAAGATGGAATTGCCAAACTGACTTTGCCGACTCCTTTCCCGGTCGGTGATGTGAACGCATATTTAGTAAAAGGGGACAGGTTGACACTTGTTGACGCGGGTACAAAAACGGAAGAGTCCTGGGAGTCGTTCAAATCCCAGCTGGCTGATTTGAAACTGAAGCCGGAAGATATCGAGCAGGTCATCCTGACACATGATCATCCGGACCATGTAGGAATGCTGGACTACCTTTCACAAGATCTTGAGGTCTATGGACATCATCTGAATGAAAGGTGGATTAACAGGACTTCGGAATTCGAGAAGAAACATCAGGAATTCTATGAGAACTTCTTCTTGCAGTCGGCAATACCTGATCATTTTTTTGTGCCATCGATGAAAATCATGAAAAAGACATTAGTATTTTCTTGCAATCGCTCGTTGACCGGGACTATTTCAGAAAATGACATTCCCCCGGCACTGCCGGGATGGAGGGTGATCGAGACACCGGGACATGCACAGAGCCATATTGTGCTGCTGCGTGAAAAAGACGGCACAATGATTGCCGGTGATACGATTCTTGCCGGAATTTCGCCAAATCCATTGCTCGAACCGCCGCTGCCAGGTGAAACAGAAAGACCGAAGCCGCTGGTCCAATATAATGCAACCTTGAAAAAATTGCAGCAGTACCCGATAGGATTGGTATACACTGGTCATGGAACGGAGATAACGGATTTGCACAACTTGATTGAAAAGAGGCTCGCCCGCCAGCACGACCGTGCCATGCAGGTCAGAGGAATGCTCGGGGGCAGGGAGCTTACTGTTTTTGAGATCTGCAAATTGCTTTTCCCGACGGTATATGAACGTGAACTGAACCTGACGATTTCGGAAACCGTCGGACAACTTGATTATTTACAATCCCTGGACGCCATTTCAGCCAGGGAAGAAGGAACCTCCTTCGTTTATACAGCAAAATGA
- a CDS encoding glycosyltransferase family 2 protein, which produces MVLVILLSLTLVIWILATIDALIGFRKLDSLEKAGGADQEPLLSVIVAARNEEENITQSVRTQLAQTYKNTEWILVNDRSEDGTGNVMENLKGTDTRIQVIHIESLPEGWLGKNHALYKGFQLASGRLILFTDADVMYHPEAFSRAVGYFEEHSLDHLTAAPNLSAKPFWLKAFVAFFLFGFSYYKRPWLGNNPRAKTGVGIGAFNMMTRSAYEKVGTHEYIKMRPDDDLQLGMMVKRQGLKQRIVTAMTLIEVEWYQTLGEALGGLEKNTFAGLHYRISMVLFSVFGVFVSQVLPFFTVFSGNQSVAILSAVNLAFLAVLYVMVTKKMTQFSPWLFLVLPFTALLFIFSLLRASYLTMKRGGIIWRGTKYTLAELRKNTLR; this is translated from the coding sequence ATGGTGCTTGTAATTTTACTGTCTTTAACTTTAGTCATCTGGATATTGGCAACAATCGATGCCTTGATTGGCTTCAGGAAATTGGATTCCCTCGAAAAAGCAGGGGGTGCTGACCAAGAACCGCTCCTCAGCGTGATCGTGGCTGCCAGGAATGAAGAAGAAAATATAACACAAAGCGTCCGCACCCAGCTGGCGCAAACCTATAAAAATACCGAGTGGATCCTTGTCAATGACCGATCCGAGGATGGTACCGGAAATGTGATGGAAAACCTGAAAGGCACGGATACAAGAATTCAAGTGATTCATATCGAGAGTCTGCCAGAAGGGTGGCTCGGCAAGAACCACGCTCTCTATAAAGGCTTTCAGCTCGCGTCGGGCCGCCTGATCTTATTTACCGACGCTGATGTCATGTATCATCCCGAGGCTTTTTCAAGAGCGGTCGGTTATTTTGAGGAACATAGCCTCGATCATTTGACCGCCGCCCCGAACCTTAGTGCAAAGCCCTTCTGGCTGAAGGCCTTCGTAGCGTTTTTCTTATTTGGCTTTTCTTATTACAAGCGACCGTGGCTCGGCAATAACCCCCGGGCGAAGACGGGAGTCGGCATCGGTGCATTCAATATGATGACCCGGTCGGCTTATGAAAAAGTCGGCACACATGAATATATAAAAATGCGGCCTGATGATGATTTGCAGCTGGGAATGATGGTAAAGCGCCAGGGTCTTAAGCAGCGGATTGTCACGGCTATGACGTTAATTGAAGTGGAATGGTACCAAACCCTCGGCGAGGCTTTAGGCGGGCTGGAGAAAAACACCTTCGCCGGCCTTCACTACAGGATCAGCATGGTGCTGTTTTCGGTGTTCGGTGTCTTTGTTTCACAGGTCTTACCGTTCTTCACTGTTTTTTCGGGTAACCAGTCTGTTGCAATCCTTAGTGCTGTTAATCTCGCATTCTTGGCTGTTCTGTATGTGATGGTAACCAAGAAAATGACCCAATTTTCACCATGGCTGTTCCTTGTCCTGCCCTTTACGGCCCTGCTGTTCATTTTCTCCCTCTTAAGAGCAAGCTACCTGACTATGAAAAGAGGCGGCATCATCTGGCGCGGAACGAAATATACGCTGGCGGAATTAAGAAAAAACACATTACGGTGA
- the proC gene encoding pyrroline-5-carboxylate reductase, whose product MKKLVFVGAGSMAEAMISGIGASGLLPGEQIWVTNKQDSDRLKTLEQKYGIKATYDSGILFKDADAIVLAMKPKDAAGAIEEIKPYLSEGMLIISVLAGVSIDAIETAAEKSLAVVRAMPNTSAAIGKSATALAVNSGVSEVQKTLVQELFNTIGLTTIVEEYQLDAVTGLSGSGPAYIYYLVEAMEKSAAEIGLEKQTAKQLIIQTLLGAAEMLTHSDKEPAQLRFEVTSPGGTTEAGIKVLEQHGVQSAFVSCIKEATSQSKKLGRLLGNELAAANRPL is encoded by the coding sequence ATGAAGAAGCTTGTTTTTGTTGGAGCAGGATCGATGGCGGAAGCAATGATTTCCGGGATAGGGGCAAGCGGGCTTCTTCCGGGAGAGCAAATATGGGTTACAAACAAACAAGATAGTGACAGATTGAAAACATTGGAGCAGAAATATGGAATAAAGGCGACATATGATAGTGGAATTCTTTTTAAGGACGCGGATGCTATTGTCCTGGCAATGAAGCCAAAGGATGCAGCAGGAGCGATAGAGGAGATTAAGCCATATTTATCTGAAGGGATGCTGATCATTTCCGTCCTAGCTGGCGTTTCGATTGACGCCATTGAAACGGCTGCCGAAAAGTCCCTTGCCGTGGTCAGGGCAATGCCAAACACCTCAGCTGCGATTGGCAAATCGGCAACAGCCCTGGCCGTGAATTCCGGTGTAAGTGAAGTACAGAAGACGCTTGTTCAGGAGCTTTTTAACACAATCGGCCTGACGACAATCGTTGAGGAATATCAGCTGGACGCCGTTACAGGATTATCTGGCAGCGGGCCAGCCTATATATATTACCTTGTCGAAGCAATGGAAAAAAGCGCTGCCGAAATAGGTCTTGAAAAACAGACAGCAAAGCAGCTGATTATCCAGACGCTGCTGGGCGCAGCGGAAATGCTGACACACTCTGATAAGGAACCTGCACAGCTCCGCTTTGAGGTAACCAGCCCAGGTGGAACGACTGAGGCAGGCATCAAGGTACTTGAACAGCACGGAGTACAGTCCGCTTTTGTATCCTGCATCAAGGAAGCCACCTCCCAATCAAAAAAGCTTGGCCGTCTGCTGGGCAATGAACTGGCAGCCGCAAACCGGCCCCTTTAA